One window of the Pseudomonas sp. S04 genome contains the following:
- the infA gene encoding translation initiation factor IF-1, translating to MSKEDSFEMEGTVVDTLPNTMFRVELENGHVVTAHISGKMRKNYIRILTGDKVRVELTPYDLSKGRITYRAR from the coding sequence ATGTCGAAAGAAGACAGCTTCGAAATGGAAGGCACTGTCGTCGACACCCTGCCCAACACCATGTTTCGTGTGGAGTTGGAAAATGGGCACGTCGTAACCGCGCATATTTCCGGCAAGATGCGCAAGAACTACATTCGTATTCTTACCGGTGACAAAGTGCGCGTCGAGCTGACGCCCTATGACTTGAGCAAAGGGCGCATCACTTACCGCGCTCGCTAA
- the aat gene encoding leucyl/phenylalanyl-tRNA--protein transferase has product MLTWLQRDSLNFPPLEKAMREPNGLLAAGGDLSADRLVQAYRHGCFPWFSEGQPILWWSPDPRTVLFPDELHISRSLGKLLRQQRYRVTFDQDFAAVISACAAPRDYADGTWITDAMQDAYRELHARGHAHSVEVWDQDVLVGGLYGLAMGQLFFGESMFSRADNASKVGFASLVQHLREAGFVLIDCQMPTDHLHSLGARSIARREFADYLARHLDQPNRATWVYQATLTPVAYT; this is encoded by the coding sequence ATGCTGACCTGGTTACAACGCGACTCCCTGAATTTCCCACCGCTGGAAAAAGCCATGCGCGAGCCCAACGGCTTGCTCGCCGCCGGTGGCGACCTGTCTGCCGATCGCCTGGTCCAAGCCTATCGCCACGGCTGCTTCCCCTGGTTTTCCGAAGGCCAGCCGATCCTGTGGTGGTCTCCCGATCCGCGCACGGTGTTGTTTCCCGACGAACTGCATATCTCGCGCAGCCTCGGCAAACTGCTGCGCCAGCAACGCTACCGAGTGACGTTCGACCAGGACTTCGCCGCCGTGATCAGCGCCTGCGCAGCGCCCCGGGACTATGCCGACGGTACCTGGATCACCGACGCCATGCAGGACGCCTACCGAGAGCTACACGCCCGCGGCCACGCCCACAGCGTGGAAGTCTGGGACCAGGACGTGCTGGTGGGCGGCCTGTACGGCCTAGCCATGGGCCAGTTGTTTTTCGGCGAGTCGATGTTCAGCCGCGCCGACAACGCCTCCAAGGTTGGCTTTGCCAGCCTGGTGCAGCACCTGCGGGAGGCCGGTTTTGTCCTCATCGACTGCCAGATGCCCACCGACCACCTGCACAGCCTGGGCGCCCGCTCGATTGCGCGCCGGGAGTTCGCCGATTATCTGGCCCGCCACCTCGATCAGCCCAACCGCGCCACATGGGTTTATCAGGCGACTTTGACGCCTGTGGCTTACACTTAA
- a CDS encoding IS4 family transposase: MTRVILEQAVPATWVDQVFEEHRQRQYPRELLFSTIVELMSLVSLGLRPSLHAAARQMEDLPVSLAALYDKVSRTEPALLRALVTGSAERLAPTIKELGHSAILPGWQLRVVDGNHLPSSEKRLGALRRERGAARPGFSVVVYDPDLDQVVDLQPCEDAYASERVSVLPLLEKACAGQLWMADRLYCTLPVMDACEESGASFIIREPSKHPRLLKESDWQESVAVGVGSVREQIIEVKGGRQWRRVELNLQNPTESGDTTLLFWSNLPDSISAEQIADLYRRRWSIEGMFQRLESVLDSEIETLGNPKAALLGFASAVLAYNVLAVLKHSVEQAHRQTLPDDWEASIFHLTVQVRSGYEGMQIALPAEHSSIPIPAGGLAQYLLALARNIQPKAVVKSKRGPKVPKPKEWLEGKAANAHVSTDRVLKAAKVKRP, from the coding sequence ATGACCAGAGTGATACTGGAGCAGGCTGTTCCTGCCACATGGGTCGATCAGGTGTTCGAAGAACATCGTCAGCGGCAATACCCGCGTGAGCTTCTGTTCTCAACCATCGTTGAACTGATGTCCCTTGTTTCATTGGGCTTGCGACCATCGCTACATGCTGCTGCACGGCAGATGGAGGATCTTCCCGTCAGCTTGGCGGCGCTGTATGACAAGGTCAGCCGCACAGAACCTGCGCTGCTGCGCGCCCTGGTCACCGGCAGCGCAGAGCGCTTGGCCCCGACGATAAAAGAGCTGGGGCACTCAGCCATTTTGCCTGGCTGGCAACTGCGGGTCGTCGACGGCAATCACCTGCCTTCCAGCGAAAAACGCCTGGGCGCTTTGCGCCGTGAACGAGGGGCCGCCCGGCCTGGTTTTTCAGTAGTGGTTTACGACCCCGATCTGGATCAGGTCGTCGATCTTCAGCCCTGTGAAGATGCCTATGCCAGTGAGCGCGTCAGCGTTCTGCCGTTGCTGGAAAAAGCCTGTGCGGGGCAGCTGTGGATGGCTGATCGACTCTATTGCACGCTCCCCGTCATGGACGCCTGCGAAGAGTCCGGAGCCTCGTTCATCATTCGCGAACCGAGCAAGCATCCACGTCTACTTAAGGAAAGCGACTGGCAGGAGTCTGTCGCGGTCGGGGTAGGCAGCGTGCGCGAGCAAATCATCGAGGTCAAAGGTGGTCGCCAGTGGCGGCGTGTCGAACTGAATCTGCAAAACCCCACCGAATCTGGCGACACCACGCTGTTGTTCTGGAGCAACTTGCCCGACTCCATCAGTGCCGAGCAAATCGCCGATTTGTACCGCCGTCGCTGGAGCATCGAAGGGATGTTCCAGCGTCTGGAATCGGTGCTGGACAGCGAAATCGAAACCTTGGGCAACCCTAAGGCCGCCCTGCTGGGATTTGCGTCGGCCGTGTTGGCTTACAACGTCTTGGCCGTGCTCAAGCACAGCGTTGAACAGGCTCATCGCCAGACCCTGCCCGACGATTGGGAAGCATCGATTTTCCACCTGACGGTACAGGTACGCAGCGGTTACGAGGGTATGCAAATAGCCCTGCCAGCAGAACACTCATCCATTCCGATCCCCGCAGGAGGGCTGGCTCAGTATCTGCTTGCACTCGCTCGAAACATCCAGCCCAAAGCGGTCGTCAAGAGTAAACGAGGTCCGAAGGTGCCCAAACCAAAGGAGTGGCTTGAAGGCAAAGCCGCGAATGCCCACGTGTCGACGGATCGGGTGCTCAAGGCCGCTAAAGTCAAAAGACCTTGA
- a CDS encoding arginyltransferase, whose product MTELARLKFYATQPHSCSYLPEEQATTLFLDPSQPMDVHVYADLSEMGFRRSGDHLYRPHCQNCNACVPARIPVAQFTPNRQQKRIFKRNADLQVRPAKPGFSEEYFDLYQRYIEQRHADGDMYPPSRDQFSTFLVRDLPFSRFYEFRLEGRLLAIAVTDLLPNGLSAVYTFYEPAEERRSLGRYAILWQIGEASRLGLDAVYLGYWIKNCKKMNYKTQYRPIELLINQRWVVLN is encoded by the coding sequence ATGACCGAGTTGGCGCGTCTCAAGTTTTATGCCACTCAGCCCCATTCTTGCAGCTATCTGCCAGAGGAGCAGGCGACCACGCTGTTCCTCGACCCTAGCCAGCCCATGGATGTGCATGTCTACGCAGACCTGTCGGAAATGGGTTTTCGGCGCAGCGGCGATCACCTGTACCGGCCCCATTGCCAGAACTGCAACGCGTGCGTGCCTGCGCGCATCCCCGTGGCGCAATTTACCCCCAACCGGCAGCAGAAACGCATTTTCAAGCGCAACGCCGACTTGCAGGTACGCCCGGCCAAACCAGGCTTCAGCGAAGAATACTTCGACCTTTACCAGCGCTACATCGAACAGCGGCATGCCGATGGCGACATGTACCCGCCCAGTCGCGATCAGTTTTCCACCTTCCTGGTGCGCGACCTGCCCTTTTCCCGGTTCTACGAGTTCCGCCTGGAAGGCCGGCTGCTGGCCATCGCCGTGACGGATCTGCTGCCCAATGGTTTATCCGCGGTCTACACCTTCTACGAGCCCGCAGAAGAGCGCCGCAGCCTGGGACGCTACGCGATCCTCTGGCAAATCGGCGAGGCCAGCCGCCTGGGGCTGGATGCGGTGTACCTGGGGTACTGGATCAAGAACTGCAAAAAAATGAACTACAAGACCCAATATCGCCCCATAGAGCTGCTGATTAACCAGCGCTGGGTGGTTCTGAACTAG